Sequence from the Candidatus Edwardsbacteria bacterium RifOxyA12_full_54_48 genome:
CAGTTCGTCCAGTTCGTGCTCGCCCAGGATGGAACGCAGGGTGGTCTGGCCCATCTGGCTGGTGGCATACATGTAATCCTCCACCGCGATGATGGCCTTGTCGGGCTGGAACACCTGGAAGTACATCACGGCGTTGACCTTCACCGAGACGTTGTCCTTGGTGATCACCTCCTGGGCCGGCACGTCCAGGGCGATGGTGCGCAGGGTCACCTTGACCATCTTTTCGAACATGGGGATCAGGATGATCAGCCCCGGGCCCCGGGTGCCCACATAGCGGCCCAGCCGGAATACCACGCCCCGCTCGTACTCCCGCAGGATCTTGATGGTATTGACCAGGATGAACAGCACGAAGATAATTAGAACAATGTAACCTGTCATGGTTTTTCTCCTTTATGAATGTTGATTATTTAAGCGTTTAGCGTAAAGCGCTTAGCGTTAAGGTTCTTTTTGTCTCAAGCCAACTATCATTTTCCAGAGCATTCTGCCGATTTCCTGCGATAGGGAATATAAGCTTGTAAAATCATTTTCCTTTAAATAGCCAATATCTTTCGAAAGCATCAATTGCGTCTGCAGTTCTGCCAATGAACCATTTGCCGTATATAAAAATTGAATATATTCCTTGCGATTTTTGCGTGCATAGCCCTCGGCAATATTTGAGGGAATTGAGACCGAACACCTCCTGATCTGGGAGGTCAGACCGAAATTTTCCTGGCTGGGAAACGCCTTGGTTATTTTATATATCTCAATACACAATTTATATGATTTTTGCCAAACGATAAGGTCGGCAAAACTTTTAGTGCTATACATGCATTTCTCCGTTCCCTATCCGCTTTACGCTTTCCGCTACTCGCTCTTTATGACTTTCAGCCTCATTCCCTTCACTTCCACCACCCTGACCTTGGCTCCCTCGGGTATCTC
This genomic interval carries:
- a CDS encoding four helix bundle protein → MYSTKSFADLIVWQKSYKLCIEIYKITKAFPSQENFGLTSQIRRCSVSIPSNIAEGYARKNRKEYIQFLYTANGSLAELQTQLMLSKDIGYLKENDFTSLYSLSQEIGRMLWKMIVGLRQKEP